One window from the genome of Paraneptunicella aestuarii encodes:
- the nrdA gene encoding class 1a ribonucleoside-diphosphate reductase subunit alpha — protein sequence MNNDLLVTKRNGEREPLDLDKIHKVITWAAKGLDNVSVSQVEIKAHIQFFDGIKTEEIHGTLIKSAADLISKESPDYQYLAARLAIFHLRKKAFGQFEPPKLLDHVRNMVENGKYDKHILEDYSEAELEQMDEYVDHWRDMDFSYAAVKQLEGKYLVQNRVTGEIFESAQFLYILVAACLFSKYPKETRMGYIRRFYDATSQFKISLPTPIMSGVRTPTRQFSSCVLIETGDSLDSINATASAIVKYVSQRAGIGVNAGRIRALGSPIRGGEAFHTGCIPFYKYFQTAVKSCSQGGVRGGAATLFYPLWHLEVESLLVLKNNRGVEENRVRHLDYGVQFNKTMYQRLIKDDYITLFSPSDVPGLYDAFFENQDKFEQLYTQYEQDDSIRKKRIKAIELFGLFMQERASTGRIYLQNVDHCNTHSPFIAEVAPIRQSNLCLEIALPTKPLSHVNDENGEIALCTLSAFNLGAINSLDELDELADLAVRALDNLLDYQDYPVPAAYNATMGRRTLGVGVINFAYYLAKNGVKYSDGSANGLVHRTFEAIQYYLLKASNGLAKEKGACPKFNETTYSQGLLPIDTYKKDLDSICNEPLHLDWETLRKDIVEHGLRNSTLSALMPSETSSQISNATNGIEPPRGHISVKASKDGILKQVVPEYHKYKDAYELLWDIPSNDGYIQLVAIMQKFVDQTISANTNYDPGKYEGGKVPMKLLLKDLLTAYKLGVKTFYYHNTRDGAADASLSDSATSGQANQAEEVIEQEDDDCAGGACKI from the coding sequence ATGAATAACGACCTTTTAGTTACCAAGCGTAATGGCGAGAGGGAACCCCTCGATCTCGATAAAATCCACAAAGTAATCACATGGGCGGCGAAAGGACTCGATAACGTATCTGTCTCCCAGGTTGAAATTAAGGCTCACATCCAATTCTTTGACGGCATCAAAACCGAAGAAATCCACGGGACACTGATTAAATCAGCAGCCGACCTGATTTCCAAAGAATCTCCGGATTATCAATATCTTGCAGCACGATTAGCCATCTTCCACTTACGTAAAAAAGCTTTTGGGCAGTTTGAACCACCCAAATTGCTGGATCATGTTCGCAACATGGTCGAGAACGGCAAATACGATAAGCACATTCTGGAAGATTACAGTGAAGCCGAACTGGAACAAATGGATGAATACGTCGACCACTGGCGTGACATGGATTTCAGCTATGCAGCCGTTAAACAGCTGGAAGGCAAGTATCTGGTACAAAACCGCGTTACAGGCGAGATCTTTGAAAGCGCTCAGTTCCTGTATATTCTGGTTGCAGCCTGCCTGTTCTCCAAGTATCCAAAAGAAACCCGTATGGGTTACATTCGTCGTTTTTACGATGCCACATCACAGTTCAAGATTTCTTTGCCTACGCCAATTATGTCAGGCGTGCGCACTCCTACCCGTCAGTTCAGCTCATGTGTACTGATTGAAACGGGTGACAGCCTGGATTCCATTAACGCCACTGCTAGCGCTATCGTAAAATACGTCAGCCAACGCGCTGGTATCGGCGTTAATGCCGGTCGCATTCGTGCTTTAGGTAGCCCTATTCGTGGCGGTGAAGCATTCCACACCGGTTGTATTCCATTTTATAAATACTTCCAAACGGCTGTAAAAAGCTGTTCACAAGGTGGTGTTCGCGGTGGCGCGGCTACCCTGTTCTACCCACTTTGGCACCTGGAAGTTGAATCGCTGTTAGTTCTGAAAAACAACCGCGGTGTTGAAGAAAACCGTGTCCGTCATCTGGATTACGGTGTGCAATTCAACAAGACCATGTATCAGCGCCTGATTAAAGACGATTACATCACCCTGTTCAGCCCATCCGATGTTCCCGGCTTGTACGACGCCTTCTTTGAAAATCAGGATAAGTTTGAACAGCTGTATACCCAGTACGAGCAAGACGACAGTATTCGTAAAAAACGCATTAAAGCCATCGAGTTATTTGGCCTGTTCATGCAGGAACGTGCCAGCACGGGTCGTATCTACCTGCAAAACGTGGATCACTGTAATACTCACAGCCCGTTTATTGCGGAAGTTGCACCGATCCGCCAAAGCAACCTGTGCCTGGAAATTGCCTTGCCAACCAAGCCACTTAGCCATGTTAACGACGAGAATGGTGAAATTGCCCTTTGTACGCTGTCGGCGTTCAATCTGGGTGCGATTAATTCTCTGGATGAACTGGACGAACTGGCAGACCTGGCGGTACGTGCTTTAGACAATCTGTTGGATTATCAAGACTACCCGGTTCCTGCTGCATACAACGCGACTATGGGACGTCGTACACTCGGTGTAGGCGTGATCAACTTTGCTTATTATCTGGCGAAGAATGGCGTGAAATACTCCGATGGCAGCGCCAACGGTCTGGTTCACAGAACCTTTGAAGCGATTCAATACTATTTGTTGAAAGCCTCAAACGGACTGGCGAAAGAGAAAGGCGCTTGCCCGAAATTCAACGAAACAACTTATTCTCAAGGTTTGCTGCCCATTGATACCTACAAAAAAGATCTGGACAGTATCTGCAATGAACCTTTGCATCTGGATTGGGAAACATTACGTAAAGACATCGTAGAGCACGGCTTACGTAACTCAACTTTATCCGCTCTGATGCCGTCTGAAACCTCCTCGCAAATTTCCAATGCCACTAACGGCATTGAACCTCCGCGTGGACATATCAGTGTAAAAGCCAGTAAAGACGGTATCTTGAAGCAAGTTGTACCTGAATATCACAAGTACAAAGATGCTTATGAGCTGTTATGGGACATCCCTTCTAACGATGGTTACATTCAGTTAGTTGCTATTATGCAGAAGTTTGTCGACCAAACCATCTCAGCCAACACTAACTACGACCCAGGTAAGTACGAAGGCGGTAAAGTGCCGATGAAGCTGTTGCTTAAAGACTTACTGACAGCCTATAAACTGGGCGTAAAAACCTTCTACTACCATAACACCCGTGATGGTGCTGCGGACGCATCCCTCTCCGATTCAGCCACTAGCGGTCAGGCGAACCAGGCTGAAGAAGTGATAGAGCAGGAAGACGATGATTGCGCTGGCGGTGCGTGCAAAATCTAA
- the gph gene encoding phosphoglycolate phosphatase (PGP is an essential enzyme in the glycolate salvage pathway in higher organisms (photorespiration in plants). Phosphoglycolate results from the oxidase activity of RubisCO in the Calvin cycle when concentrations of carbon dioxide are low relative to oxygen. This enzyme is a member of the Haloacid Dehalogenase (HAD) superfamily of aspartate-nucleophile hydrolase enzymes (PF00702).) gives MSIRAVLFDLDGTLLDTAKDLGNALNHVLEYHGLPICTLEQYRSTASHGSKRMLELGFGERFSEFDFEQLKTQFLDHYENNICRDTELFPGTEEMLMSLNELGISWGIVTNKPAYLTERLLPYFNAFNQCKVVVSGDTLEKAKPHPEPLLHAAQHIDEEPQYIVYVGDAERDIIAAKAANMKSVLANYGYISEHDKPEQWQADIHIDHALELLAHLRS, from the coding sequence ATGAGCATTCGCGCCGTATTATTTGATTTGGATGGAACACTGCTGGATACCGCCAAAGATTTGGGCAACGCCCTGAATCATGTACTGGAATACCACGGTTTACCCATTTGCACTTTGGAGCAATATCGCAGTACGGCATCACATGGTTCCAAGCGTATGTTGGAACTGGGATTTGGTGAACGATTTTCTGAATTCGATTTTGAGCAATTAAAAACACAGTTTCTGGATCACTACGAAAACAATATTTGTCGTGACACCGAGTTGTTTCCGGGCACAGAAGAAATGCTCATGTCATTGAATGAACTTGGCATCAGTTGGGGTATTGTCACCAACAAGCCGGCTTACCTGACTGAACGCCTGCTCCCCTATTTTAATGCCTTTAATCAATGCAAAGTGGTTGTGTCTGGCGACACACTGGAAAAAGCCAAACCTCATCCGGAACCTCTATTACATGCGGCACAACATATTGATGAAGAACCACAATATATTGTGTATGTGGGAGATGCCGAAAGAGACATCATTGCCGCAAAAGCCGCTAATATGAAATCGGTGCTAGCCAACTATGGGTATATTTCCGAACACGATAAACCCGAACAATGGCAAGCAGATATCCATATTGATCATGCGCTGGAATTACTCGCACACCTCAGATCATGA
- the ubiG gene encoding bifunctional 2-polyprenyl-6-hydroxyphenol methylase/3-demethylubiquinol 3-O-methyltransferase UbiG — MNVDPQEIEKFEQLASRWWDLEGEFKPLHAINPLRLDFIANHANGLFDKRIVDVGCGGGILAESMARLGGKVTGIDMGEAPLQVARLHSLETGVEVSYEQIPAEDYAEQHTEQADIVTCMEMLEHVPDPESIVRACAKMCKPGGYVFFSTLNRNTKAYLMAILGAEKILRLVPEGTHDYNKFIKPSELLRFADNAGLKARDITGLHMHPISREFYLSDSNVDVNYIAFCEKL; from the coding sequence GAAAAATTTGAACAATTGGCATCTCGTTGGTGGGATCTTGAAGGCGAGTTTAAACCACTCCACGCTATTAACCCCTTACGACTGGATTTCATTGCCAACCATGCCAACGGCCTGTTCGACAAACGTATTGTTGATGTCGGTTGTGGCGGCGGTATTCTTGCAGAAAGCATGGCTCGATTAGGCGGTAAAGTCACCGGCATTGATATGGGTGAAGCGCCATTGCAGGTTGCTCGCTTACATAGCTTGGAAACTGGTGTAGAAGTGAGTTACGAGCAAATCCCGGCAGAGGATTATGCCGAGCAACACACAGAACAAGCCGATATTGTCACTTGCATGGAAATGCTGGAACACGTACCTGACCCGGAATCTATCGTGCGTGCTTGTGCCAAAATGTGTAAACCCGGTGGTTATGTGTTTTTCTCAACCTTAAACCGTAATACCAAAGCGTATCTGATGGCGATTTTAGGGGCTGAAAAAATACTGCGCCTGGTGCCTGAAGGCACTCACGACTACAACAAATTTATCAAACCCTCTGAGTTATTGCGCTTTGCCGACAATGCGGGATTAAAAGCCCGAGATATTACCGGCTTGCATATGCATCCTATCTCTAGAGAGTTTTATCTTTCCGACAGCAATGTCGATGTAAACTACATCGCCTTCTGCGAAAAACTATAA